In the genome of Vanacampus margaritifer isolate UIUO_Vmar chromosome 1, RoL_Vmar_1.0, whole genome shotgun sequence, one region contains:
- the rcan1b gene encoding calcipressin-1 isoform X2, whose translation MHIKTTKCNHLCLVASVTNQEVFTHPDAQASFEALFHSFDQDVQFQYFKSFRRVRINFSDALAAAEARLRLHKTDFHGKEMRLYYAQSVHIGSPRLEPPKPEKQFLISPPASPPVGWEQSQDAMPVVNYDLLCAISKLGPGDKYELHTATSTTPSVVVHVCKEELGDSLARDDSEPDNMARPPRPKIVQTRRPDYTHNVEQLSALE comes from the exons ATGCACATCAAAACCACCAAGTGTAACCACTTATGTCTGGTCGCCTCAGTGACTAATCAGGAAGTGTTTACTCATCCTGATGCTCAG GCCAGCTTTGAGGCTTTATTCCATTCTTTTGACCAAGATGTTCAGTTCCAGTACTTCAAGTCCTTCCGCCGGGTCAGGATTAATTTCAGCGATGCGCTGGCTGCGGCAGAGGCGAGACTGCGACTACACAAAACTGATTTTCATGGCAAAGAGATGCGCCTCTACTATGCTCAG TCTGTCCACATTGGGAGTCCTAGACTTGAGCCGCCGAAGCCAGAGAAGCAGTTCCTTATCTCCCCACCCGCCTCACCTCCAGTTGGCTGGGAGCAGTCTCAGGACGCCATGCCTGTTGTCAACTATGACCTGCTGTGTGCCATTTCGAAACTAGGACCAG GCGACAAATACGAGCTCCACACAGCCACGTCAACCACCCCCAGTGTGGTGGTCCATGTTTGCAAAGAAGAGCTCGGTGACAGCTTGGCTCGGGATGACAGCGAGCCGGACAACATGGCGCGGCCCCCACGGCCCAAGATCGTCCAGACGCGCCGACCCGATTACACGCACAATGTCGAGCAGTTATCAGCACTGGAGTGA